A DNA window from Ornithodoros turicata isolate Travis chromosome 10, ASM3712646v1, whole genome shotgun sequence contains the following coding sequences:
- the LOC135370813 gene encoding uncharacterized protein LOC135370813, whose protein sequence is MRFTVIITTLVAGVLVEGTKKGTTELDYVAFPCFQLALHGRGNVTFSKGKAEGLNDVIKSVSGCLGHYNCAVSVNGLRVTYTATAYAPEEVVQVRAEVTRSLVEVDRENVADGEYRMKDVRVKDMEMYIERPLQFSTVGQRTLFEVQLKKKLQEFLIHMARTDVFNRALNNVLLSRGG, encoded by the exons ATGCGTTTCACAGTGATCATCACCACTTTGGTTGCTG GCGTCCTGGTAGAAGGAACCAAGAAGGGCACGACCGAACTGGATTATGTCGCTTTTCCATGCTTTCAGTTGGCTCTGCATGGAAGGGGTAATGTGACATTCAGTAAAGGAAAGGCAGAGGGTCTCAACGACGTCATCAAAAGTGTTAGTGGATGTCTTGGCCATTATAACTGCGCCGTGTCGGTCAACGGTCTTCGTGTCACCTACACGGCAACAGCCTATGCGCCGGAGGAAGTGGTCCAGGTTCGAGCGGAGGTTACGCGTAGCCTGGTGGAAGTGGATCGCGAAAATGTCGCAG ATGGAGAGTATCGAATGAAGGACGTGCGTGTGAAGGACATGGAGATGTACATTGAGAGGCCATTGCAGTTTAGCACAGTCGGGCAGAGAACTTTGTTTGAAGTGCAACTGAAGAAGAAGCTGCAAGAATTTCTAATTCATATGGCGAGGACGGACGTATTTAATCGTGCTCTCAATAACGTTTTATTATCACGTGGTGGGTGA